The sequence TGCATTTGAATGAATGACTTCCCTATGAGTCCTAATGAGTTTTCTCATGGTATCTACATAAGTGCATATCATTACTTATTTACCACACCCCTACGGTGCTCCCTtgcaatattttccctctcattgTCAGTGGACGCAATGGCCACTGCCATTATCTCCCATATCAATTAGGCAAGTTGGCATAATAATGAGGATTTCAATGCAGATATGAATTTCACCTCACTGATTATCACCTGGTTGGGAAATGGGATGCTTGCTGTCAACATTGGGGATCTCTATGCTGCTAACCTCATTCAATTCTCTCAACTTTCCTGTCATTGTCCGTGTCATTCAGGGACCGGGATGATTCCATCCCTTGTGATTCATgtataaggacacccagatcactctgATCTGCAGCAGTCTGCAGTGTTTCCTCATTTAAACAAATATTCTACTTCCCTATTCTTCTCATCAATGTGGACAACTGTGCATTTCTCCACCTTATACACTATGTGCCAATTGTTTTGTCCAGTCACTTAAACTGTCTGTATGCCTCTGCAGATTCCATGGGTCAGGTTTTCAAATCTGGATGGGGAGCTGGACTGACACAGCAGTCCTGATCCTGACACTGACATGACAACATTTTCAAATCCATAAATGACTGGCCCAAGGATGAGTTTAGTGACCAAATGGCACCACTGGATTGTGGGATAAAGGACTAAGGAAGCATTTGCAAAGGTGAGTGCCAGGCATGTCTAGTCCTGCCCACTTACTGGGGAAATATCTGCATAGCAAGCCATTCAGGATTAGGCCAGAGCTGGAGGGGTTAGAGAGGCACATGCAGGTTCAGGACTATAAATCCCTCCATGGACGTCCTCACCAAGTCTGTCACTGAAAAGAGACAGGTTTCTTCCtgacttcaaaaaaaaacaggacccCTAAGAGCCGAGAGTGTACGTTCTGAGGAAGCCAACAATCATAATGTGACCAAGAGATATGGCTCCTCTAAGTCTGCACTCAGCAGGGTGTGCACAAACCCTGCTCCATACAGCGTTCTAACATTTCCAGAATAGCTGCCAGACTCATTATGAGATGTTAATCAATGCTTGCTTTGGGGATGACAATGAGAAGGGATGCAAATGGATGAGGACAGCAGCTCAGAGTGAGAGTTGAGGGAGGGTAATCTACTTGTGCATCAAAGAACCTTAGGATATTATTTTTCTTACCTCTATCTCCTTCAGTGACTTATTCATGATAAACattgtcccttcctgttccatCCTGCTTTTTACTATACTGTTCTGTTGCCATGGCACACAATAATCGAGAGATGGTGTGGGCAGCAGTCATGTACTATGTACTGGTAGTCATTCCACAAACCGTTGGTGATGTTGGGGCTGGAAGCTAATAAGAATGGCATGGTGTGCATAACATTTGGAAATCTGTTAAATGTACTACAGTCCTCAACAGCTGTATTTGCAAAAGGTATCTCTGGCTGGTGCAACAttggcacaatctcagaataaggagtcataCACctcaggcagagatgaggagaaatgtcttctgttagagagttgtgaatgtatggaattctttaccacagaatgaGGCTAACAGTTAAGCAAGCATGGGGCAACAGTAGGTACTAATGGAGAGGACTCTATCCCTGGCTTTATCTAATAGATGCTTGCTACCTATGTGgatgagtctaggaccagaggaacAATGAGCAGTGCAGGATGTCACTCAAGTATATGAGAGTGAAAACGAATGTGGTGCAGACAAGAGACAGTAGATTTAGGGGACAGCTATTGTTTTCTACAGCCGCACTTGGGAGCTCCATTGGTTACGTTGCCTGCCTAGGATTGGATTAAGGGCAGTTCCCTAGGGCTGGAGAGGGCCATGGTGTTGAAAGGATGGCTTCAATTGTCATGGCCAGTATCAAAACCAAAGACATAGTTGGAACCAGGAGTGAAGTTCTATTGAGAGAGTTTGTGGAGCTAGTAACCAAATTAAAACGCAGAATATTAAAGACAATCGTGCCTGGACTTTGGAAAAAGCACGAGCCAATTGGCATAGGGTCAAGCAGATTACAGAATTAAATACATGGCTCAAAGAGTGGTATGAGAGGAAGGAGTTTCAATTGAAGGGAGACTTATAAATCAATAAAGAAATGCCATGGTAACAGAACAGTGTAGTAAAAAGCAGGATGGAATACAATGAGGcaacatgggtggcacagtagctcagtggttagtactgttacctcacagcaccagggacctgggttcaattccagccttgggcaactgtctgtgtggagtttactcattctcccagggagaaagtgaggtctgcagatgctggagatcagagctgaaaatgtgttgctggaaaagcgcagcaggtcaggcagtatccaaggaacaggagaatcgatgtttcaggcataagcccttcttcaggaattcttcattcatgaagaagggcttatgcctgaaacgtcgattctcctgttccttggatgctgcctgacctgctgtgcttttccagcaacacattttcagctcattctccCAGGGGCTGTGTGGATTTCCTGcgtgtgctctagtttcctcccatagtccaaacatgtgcaggttaggtaaattcaccatgctaaattgtcctgtaatgtgcaggttagggaaatGTGTCTGAGTAGGTACTGTAAGCTTAATGTGGAACTCAACAGTATCATGATCACTACTTTTAAGTGGATATTTTACTATGACATTACTttgcctcattacacaataccaaattTAAGATAATTTTATCCCTAGTTGGTTTCACAATGTATCACTCCAGCAAATTTTCACAAAAGCATTCTGCAAACCCATCGTCCAAAGCACTGTTGTCAATTTGATTGTCTCAGTCAATATGATTGGTTTCATAACCTTTTGAAGATTTAAGTCCCCAACAAATATTATCGTTTTAGAGGCTCTGATACTTTCTGATTTATTGCTCTGCCCACCAGTACGACTACTGTGCCTGTAAGCGACTCCTATAAGTGTTTCTGACTCCTGCTATTCTTGATTTTCAACCAATTTTCTTTAGATTCAATTATAATTTACATCATGATCTTCTAAGGCCAGTTTCTTTCTCATAAATCCAGTCATGTCATCCTTTATGATCACACCCACTTCTTTGTCATCCTGTCTGTCTTTTGGAAAGATTGTGTACCCTGAaatagttatttcctagctttgATCACTTTGCAACCATGTCTATATAATGACGCTTAAACAAAACCATTTAACTCTATTAATGCCATtacctcatctatcttcttggagATGTTTCTTGCAATCAGATAAAGAACCGTAGGATACTTTTTTTCTTATGTCTATTTCCTTCAATGACCTTATTCACTGATGCACGCTTAATGTTAAATACTCATAGAAatcctaacaagtccacactaaccctctgaatgTGGCCAAGCTCTGCAAGGCACaggtactgactctcactgtTTCACAGGCAAGCAGTGTCTTTGTGGAGTAGCATTGGCAGATGGGATGCTGATTCTTGCAGATCCTTAATGCACTGTGGAGCTATGGGCAGGCAATGGAAGAGCCTGGCACCATGTATGCCTTGCCATGGCTTGGAGGTCTGAGTGCATGAGCCCTTCCATTGAGAGTAGCCATCCTCCTGCAGGACCTTGTGTTGTTGCACCTCTTTGAATGGATGCAGAAGCCTAATGCTGACATATACAGAGAGAAAGCGAGGCTTCCACATGGAATACTCAGCATTACTGATGGCACATTGATGGAAAGAGTAGATGTCACTTGTGCTTTGATGGTTACATTGGTATAATCAATGACTCAATGACACTGGGAGAAGTCATCAGTGGTGGATTGTGCACCTTgtccaacctaacctgcataaGCGATGCCACAGCATAATGTCTATCTCAAAAACTCCTCATTAATGACATTTTCCATAACAGCAAAGCCACTCTATGCCACTGGTTCAGCAGCTGAAAATTGGTTGGCCATTTTTGAAATGAATTATTGAGTACCTCCATGAGGCCTGATACTCTCCGCTCTCTGTGTATCAGGTTCACTCTGATGTGCTTCAGACACTATTCCCTCTCCCTGCCAATCGAAAATCCAAAACAGCCTCAATGACACTTTTTTGATTACCTCTCCAACTAGCTTACCATGCAATTAATTAAAGACAAGTTTTGTTCTGGACAATCCACTGTTGTTTACTTGTTGAAAACTGCATCACATTCTGGATACATTGGGATCTTGTGCCATCCTGTGCAAAAGCAATTTTCAAATCACGCCCACAGCTACTTTTGGGATTGCCAGCAATTATAAATCCTAAGTATTTGTGTTCTCCTCTGGAAACAAGTTTAAATGTGAAAATTGgacgacatggacaagttgggccgaagggcctctatcCATGCTGTtaacctctatgactctgcgattgcattcccagctattaTCAACAAATTGGACGACAACATATTCCATCCATTTATCAAAGTTATTAATGTAGATTGCAATATTTGGGGCCCCAGTGTTGAATCCTGTGGAATTCCACAAATTATAGCTTGTTGATCTAAAATTGATGCAATTATCAAGACTTTGTTTTCCTGTTAATCAGCCAACCTTGAATTAATGCTAATATATTACAATGAGCTGTTAGCTTGTGTAGTAACCTTTTATGTAATATCTTagtgaatgtcttttggaaatctaaacatACTGTGTTAACTGGTTCCCTGTATCAATCTTGTTTTTATACAAACATGCACAGAAATATATGAATTGGAATTAGGAGAAGGCTGTTTATACCCCAGAAGCCTGCTCCAccagcatttgataagatcatggctgaagtgATTGCGATCTCAATTCCACTCTTCTGTCTACCCCAGTACCCCCTGACTCTCCAGCTAACTCAACCTTAAAACTAatcaatgactctgcctccattGCTGTGTATGTAGCAAATTCCACAtgattcaagagaaaaaaaactccttATCTTCATCTTAAATGGGAAACTTCCTAACTGTGGTAAAAACCTCCCCCAAACCTCCTAACTGTGTCTTCTAGTTCTAGCCAATAGCCATAACAAGAAACATCTCCAAGCAGTGACTCTATCAGCACCCCTCaagatcttgcatgtttcaaggtgatcacctctcattcagcTAAattccatccacctggacaccccgtgctggcctcttacctgccctcgatctcttgatagccaactgccgccgcgacattaaccgcctcaacctctccacccctctcacccactccaacctctcaccctcagaacgtgcagccctccactccctccgttccaaccccaacctcactatcaaaccgacagacaagggaggcgcggtagtagtttggcaaACCGaactttacaccgctgaggctaaacgccagctcgcggacNNNNNNNNNNNNNNNNNNNNNNNNNNNNNNNNNNNNNNNNNNNNNNNNNNNNNNNNNNNNNNNNNNNNNNNNNNNNNNNNNNNNNNNNNNNNNNNNNNNNNNNNNNNNNNNNNNNNNNNNNNNNNNNNNNNNNNNNNNNNNNNNNNNNNNNNNNNNNNNNNNNNNNNNNNNNNNNNNNNNNNNNNNNNNNNNNNNNNNNNNNNNNNNNNNNNNNNNNNNNNNNNNNNNNNNNNNNNNNNNNNNNNNNNNNNNNNNNNNNNNNNNNNNNNNNNNNNNNNNNNNNNNNNNNNNNNNNNNNNNNNNNNNNNNNNNNNNNNNNNNNNNNNNNNNNNNNNNNNNNNNNNNNNNNNNNNNNNNNNNNNNNNNNNNNNNNNNNNNNNNNNNNNNNNNNNNNNNNNNNNNNNNNNNNNNNNNNNNNNNNNNNNNNNNNNNNNNNNNNNNNNNNNNNNNNNNNNNNNNNNNNNNNNNNNNNNNNNNNNNNNNNNNNNNNNNNNNNNNNNNNNNNNNNNNNNNNNNNNNNNNNNNNNNNNNNNNNNNNNNNNNNNNNNNNNNNNNNNNNNNNNNNNNNNNNNNNNNNNNNNNNNNNNNNNNNNNNNNNNNNNNNNNNNNNNNNNNNNNNNNNNNNNNNNNNNNNNNNNNNNNNNNNNNNNNNNNNNNNNNNNNNNNNNNNNNNNNNNNNNNNNNNNNNNNNNNNNNNNNNNNNNNNNNNNNNNNNNNNNNNNNNNNNNNNNNNNNNNNNNNNNNNNNNNNNNNNNNNNNNNNNNNNNNNNNNNNNNNNNNNNNNNNNNNNNNNNNNNNNNNNNNNNNNNNNNNNNNNNNNNNNNNNNNNNNNNNNNNNNNNNNNNNNNNNNNNNNNNNNNNNNNNNNNNNNNNNNNNNNNNNNNNNNNNNNNNNNNNNNNNNNNNNNNNNNNNNNNNNNNNNNNNNNNNNNNNNNNNNNNNNNNNNNNNNNNNNNNNNNNNNNNNNNNNNNNNNNNNNNNNNNNNNNNNNNNNNNNNNNNNNNNNNNNNNNNNNNNNNNNNNNNNNNNNNNNNNNNNNNNNNNNNNNNNNNNNNNNNNNNNNNNNNNNNNNNNNNNNNNNNNNNNNNNNNNNNNNNNNNNNNNNNNNNNNNNNNNNNNNNNNNNNNNNNNNNNNNNNNNNNNNNNNNNNNNNNNNNNNNNNNNNNNNNNNNNNNNNNNNNNNNNNNNNNNNNNNNNNNNNNNNNNNNNNNNNNNNNNNNNNNNNNNNNNNNNNNNNNNNNNNNNNNNNNNNNNNNNNNNNNNNNNNNNNNNNNNNNNNNNNNNNNNNNNNNNNNNNNNNNNNNNNNNNNNNNNNNNNNNNNNNNNNNNNNNNNNNNNNNNNNNNNNNNNNNNNNNNNNNNNNNNNNNNNNNNNNNNNNNNNNNNNNNNNNNNNNNNNNNNNNNNNNNNNNNNNNNNNNNNNNNNNNNNNNNNNNNNNNNNNNNNNNNNNNNNNNNNNNNNNNNNNNNNNNNNNNNNNNNNNNccccccaccttgtctcagtcccaaccctcgaactcagcaccaccttcctaacctgcaatcttcttcctgacctctctacccccacccccactccagcctatcaccctcaccttaacctccttccacctattgcatttccaacacccctcccccaagtccctcctccctaccttttatcttagcctgcttggcacactctcctcattcctgaagaagggctcatgtccgaaatgtcaattctcctgctccttgaatgctgcctgacctgctgctcttttccagcaacacattttcagctctgatctccagcatctgcagtcctcactttctcctaaactccaatggatacatgGACAACTTGTCCAAACTTTCCACATCTTCAAACAACTCTAATGAAATTGTCAAACATGATATGCATTTCAACAACCTATTTGATTTTGCCCAATTAtatcatgattttctaaatgatCCGCTCCCACCTTCTGAATAATGGATTCcaccattttcccaatgacagatatgAATCCAACTGGCTGATTGACAAATGGAAGGGGATGGAGTTGGTGGGGgagatagctgagaatgtgataggtagatgaagtaggggtgaaggtgataggtcggagagaagggtggagcagataagtgggaaggaagatgaataggaagagcaggtcaggagggcagtgctgagttggaaggttggatctgggataaaggggggggaggtgggggtggaaatgtttctcagatccaaccttctagctTGGCATCatccccttgacctgtcctaccagtccatcttccttcccacctatccgctctatcctcctctccgacctagtACCTTCATCCCTATTTCATCTACCAAGTCTCCTTGGGccacatcctcattcctgatgaagagcttatgctcgaaatgtcgattctcctgctccccggatgctgcctaaccggttgtgtttttccagcacacattCTTTGAAACcgatctccaacacctgcagtgcTCATTTTCTCCCAACTGGCTGATAGTTTTAATGTGAAAATGTGTTCATGCAAGCAGAGGAAGGTGATGAGGAATGGACACTGGTTGAGCTTCTTTCAAGAGAGAAGCCGTCAGACTTGTTTGGATGGGTTAGGGTTAGCTTTGGTTAGGGCTCTGAATTGCACATTCATCATAAAAAACGAGATCGTTAGGGTCAGGGAATGGGATACTGTTAAAATGGTGGAAGTTCGTGGATCTAGACCGGGAGAGACATAATATGGGGCCAAAAAGGAATTGGCAAAAGAAAGAAATCCGTAATATGGCAGGAATAGCTGGAAACAGTATGTTTACCAGGAAGCCGTCAGACTTGTTTGGATGGGTTAGGGTTAGCTTTGGTTAGGGCTCTGAATTGCACATTCATCATAAAAAACGAGATCGTTAGGGTCAGGGAATGGGATACTGTTAAAATGGTGGAAGTTCGTGGATCTAGATCGGGAGAGACATAATATGGGGCCAAAAAGGAGTTGGCAAAAGAAAGAAATCCGTAATCTGGCAGGAATAGCTGGAAACAGTATGTTTACCAGGACAAACAGGTGCTGCTTATAGGTCTTGGGTCTGAGGTAGAAAAACGCTGCGCAGAATTGATCATCATGATAGATTTGAACCTGAGATAGCTGAGCGCTGCAGATTCAGAGAAAGATAATTTAGGGTGAATGAGGGAAGCAGAGAAATTGAGATCACCAGTGTCTCTCATTAGCTGGCTGTTCACGATGAAAATGTCAaagaagggtggcatggtggctcagtggttagcacctctcacccacagcaccaggaatccagatttgattccaacctcggtcAACTGTGTTGTGgagttttgcacgttctccccgtgtctgcgtgggtttcctccgggtgctccggtttcctcccacaatccaaagatgtgcaggttaggtgaattggccatgctaaattgtccatagtgttcactgatgtgtaggttaggggtattagtcaggggtaaagtagagtaatagagtaggggaataggtctgggtgaaatacggagggtcagtgtggacttgttgacctgaagggcctgtttccacacactgcagggattccataaacATTCTATGAAGTTATGAGACCAGAGAACGGCATCCAGATGGAAGAAGAATTTGGAAGAGGGAGGAGAAAGCGTAGCTCTGCACGATTGTCTCCTGGTTAAGCAGGcattctctttattctttcatttaccccatccccatccccattatAGATTTTATGACATGCACGAGGCTATTAAATTTCTTTCCACATTGCATTCAGGTTCATGCTGTGATACTATTAATACTCACTGCAATGACTGCCTGCACCCACAACCTTTCTCAGTAATTTTCAGGAACTTCTCCTGGACCTCAGTGGGAAAATGCCTTCTCTCCTTGTGTACACTTCTTTCTGCATCAAAGCCTCTGGGCCTGCTTTAAGGAAGCCTGGGCCATGCTGAAGCTTTTGTGGTTACTCTCTTCTCTTTCACCACTGCCACCTCCTGCTAGTTTTATGTAGTACAGGTTATCATCAAGTAGTGCTAGACTCACACAAACTTGGACCTCCTGCTGAGGGGTGCAGCAATTTAGCACTGAAATCCTCGCTATAATCATTGTAACTAGTAAGCATCGCTAGGAAGTTTGTCCACTGCCAGACTTACTTTAAACATGCACATAACATCATCCCGGAGCCTGGTTTCAGGGCTTTCCATTGACTCCACGTGTATCTTCCATCTGAAGACACAGCAGCATGCTATATATAGCACTGAGGCTGCATTTCTACAAACTGGACTAGGCAAATAGCAAGGATAGGCCAGTTAAGGTTCTTTAAAGGCCTATTCAGACCAATTTTCAGGGGCTAActggaatttccaaaaggcatcaagAGCTGCCTAGCTGTCTGGAGGCCGTCAAATGCCATACTGGTTTAAAAAACTAAACGTAATCTACAGGACTGCCATCTGGTCATGATTCAATGTAGTAGAAATGGGATACTGTCTAAATACAGagtttaaagtttaaaatattgAGAAATATTTGCATTACTTAATAAAGACGAATGGAAGACTCATAATTGTAGCAGTCAAAACTGTGTTTATTTCTGAACCAGCATTGAGCTTGTCAAAATATTTAGACATCCATTACACGGCGGAAAGATCCAATTGTTGGGCAAGTTGCTCCCCAGTCACTAAACTTCTTGTATTCACCGGGTCTCAGGAAGTACTGTCGCCCTCTGTAATCGGGATGTTCATAGAAGATCCAGTAACCGTCCATCACATGGCAGGAATGAATGTCACGGTAACGGAAACGATCGTAGACAGATGGACAGTCATCCatgaattccatcatctgccctCCAAAGTCAGGCCTCTCGTAAATTTTCATTCTGTAGGAGCCATCACTGGACTATAGAGTTTAGAAAA comes from Chiloscyllium plagiosum isolate BGI_BamShark_2017 chromosome 7, ASM401019v2, whole genome shotgun sequence and encodes:
- the LOC122551324 gene encoding gamma-crystallin M2, which produces MGKVIFYEDRNFQGRHYECSSDCADLSPYFSHCNSIRVEGGCWVVYEKPNYMGYQYVLTKGEYPDYQRWMGFNDNIRSCRTYSYSSDGSYRMKIYERPDFGGQMMEFMDDCPSVYDRFRYRDIHSCHVMDGYWIFYEHPDYRGRQYFLRPGEYKKFSDWGATCPTIGSFRRVMDV